Genomic segment of Synergistaceae bacterium DZ-S4:
TAGTTTTGGGTTTCATTTCTGCAAGGTTTCTCCTCGTTTTATATAGATTTCTTGCAGATATTATATCTTATAATTACTCATAAATATAGTCTGTGACTGTATTATCCACGTTATTCAGTGACGACTATCTTAAGCTTTCAAGGCTGATAAAACGCAGGACTCTTGCACAGGAGATGGTGGAGATAGGTGCTGTCAGAATAAACGGCAGGACCTGCAAACCGGCTGCAGAGGTCAGGTCCGGCGACATTATTGAGATTGCCTACCCCGGCAGGATAGTGAAGGTAAAGGTGCTGATTTCGGACGAGGTGCAGCTCAAGAGGAACGCCCCGGCTTATGAAATGCTCGAAGAGAAAAAAGTTGACAGGGAAGAACGTCCCTGGTGAATTACCTAAGAAGGGGGTAAGCTTGTATGTCATACATAACCAACGTGCATGGCAGAGAAGTGCTGGATTCAAGAGGATTTCCCACAGTTGAGGTGGAGGTGACCCTTGATTCAGGCATCGTAGGAAAAGCGAGCGTCCCGTCAGGCGCCTCAACAGGAACATATGAGGCACATGAACTGAGAGACGGAGACAGCGGAAGATATATGGGCAAAGGAGTACTTAAGGCTGTACAGAATATAAAAGAGATAATATCTCCGGCATTGAAGGGGATGGATCCGCTAAAGCAGGATCATATTGACAAAGCCCTTATTGAACTGGACGGGACAATGCACAAAAAGAAACTGGGAGCCAATGCGATACTGGGAGTCTCTCTGGCCACGGCAAGAACAGCAGCTTACTCGAAAAACCTGCCGCTT
This window contains:
- a CDS encoding RNA-binding S4 domain-containing protein, producing MTVLSTLFSDDYLKLSRLIKRRTLAQEMVEIGAVRINGRTCKPAAEVRSGDIIEIAYPGRIVKVKVLISDEVQLKRNAPAYEMLEEKKVDREERPW